From a region of the Neobacillus niacini genome:
- the nagA gene encoding N-acetylglucosamine-6-phosphate deacetylase, which yields MGTTLIHNVRLIGNEGTKQGAVLIRDGQIVSVYHERSLPRISADFELDGNGHLLIPGMIDVHIHGAEGFDMMDGTIQSVEAVSTACAKTGCTSFLATSVSSSLEDLLKMISNVKHVSGQEPGAQIVGIHIEGPYLNVKRKGMQNERYLRHPNLKEMKVIQECSGSLLKMVTLAPELPGGLEMISFLKEQGIIPAIAHSDATYDEAKEAFKSGASHITHCFNGMRPIHHRDPGIVVAAMEEHEVSVQAIVDDKHLHPAIVRLLYREKGPDKMVLITDALQAMGMGDGTYIFGGHEVKVVDGVAKLRDGTLASSTVTMNEALAKTVKTGIPLRDAVLMATETPANILGLDQKGRIKSGADADLVLLNNGFEVIMTIVNGKIVHSLS from the coding sequence ATGGGCACTACTCTAATTCATAATGTTCGATTGATAGGTAATGAAGGAACGAAACAGGGAGCTGTTTTAATTCGAGATGGACAAATCGTTTCCGTTTATCATGAACGAAGTTTACCGCGAATTTCCGCTGATTTTGAACTGGATGGGAACGGCCATTTATTAATACCAGGAATGATTGATGTACATATTCATGGCGCCGAGGGGTTTGACATGATGGATGGAACGATTCAAAGTGTGGAAGCCGTATCCACAGCATGCGCCAAAACCGGATGTACATCTTTTTTAGCAACTTCAGTATCCTCTTCACTAGAAGATCTATTAAAAATGATTTCAAATGTAAAACACGTTTCAGGCCAAGAACCTGGAGCGCAAATTGTTGGTATTCACATCGAAGGTCCCTATCTAAATGTAAAAAGAAAAGGAATGCAAAATGAACGCTATCTACGGCATCCAAATTTGAAAGAAATGAAAGTGATCCAAGAGTGTTCCGGTTCACTCTTAAAAATGGTGACATTGGCACCAGAACTGCCAGGCGGCCTAGAGATGATTTCATTTTTAAAAGAACAAGGAATTATTCCAGCTATTGCTCATTCTGATGCAACCTATGATGAAGCGAAAGAAGCTTTTAAGAGTGGTGCCAGCCATATTACGCATTGCTTTAATGGTATGAGGCCTATCCACCACCGTGATCCCGGAATCGTCGTAGCTGCGATGGAAGAACATGAAGTTAGTGTTCAAGCCATCGTTGATGATAAACATCTTCATCCCGCAATTGTTCGATTGCTATATCGTGAAAAAGGACCTGACAAAATGGTCTTAATTACGGATGCCCTTCAGGCAATGGGGATGGGGGATGGAACATACATTTTTGGAGGTCATGAGGTTAAGGTAGTAGATGGAGTGGCAAAATTACGTGATGGAACTCTTGCATCAAGTACAGTCACAATGAATGAGGCATTGGCAAAAACAGTAAAGACTGGTATCCCACTTAGAGATGCAGTTTTAATGGCGACGGAGACACCAGCTAATATACTTGGGTTAGATCAAAAAGGACGAATCAAATCTGGTGCAGATGCGGACCTTGTGTTACTGAATAACGGCTTTGAGGTGATAATGACAATCGTAAATGGAAAGATTGTTCATAGCCTTTCATAA
- a CDS encoding Gfo/Idh/MocA family protein translates to MVRLAVVGTGWQGQGHLNTMKEINEIEVVGVCDLNEELLAKAVNKFGVKGFQNYVEMLDETHPDGIIICTPPEVREFLVREAAERGIHCFIEKPPAKNLEMAKKVDEILGRTGVINSVGFMYRYSSAVQKTKELIAGRRVALVRSAMLDGLALRPNWPRWFFDKERSGGPAFDQAIHIFDLSRYLLGEVDQVTGYQDNLIVPKGEDFTIEDSFSLTMKYTNGILQNHTHTWSYPGVVTQIELISDELHVTLDLANGKVSGKVDEQEILFEAKDEALYRLELEAFAKAISERNPDLVLSTYKDSICSLTVALKSVEALESNLKLNI, encoded by the coding sequence ATGGTACGTTTAGCCGTTGTGGGGACAGGATGGCAAGGTCAAGGCCATTTAAATACGATGAAAGAAATTAATGAGATAGAAGTTGTTGGTGTTTGCGATTTAAATGAAGAGCTGTTAGCAAAGGCTGTTAATAAATTTGGCGTTAAGGGATTCCAAAATTATGTTGAAATGCTAGACGAAACACATCCTGATGGGATTATCATCTGTACTCCGCCTGAAGTACGTGAGTTTTTAGTACGCGAAGCAGCAGAGCGCGGAATTCACTGTTTCATTGAAAAACCACCAGCGAAAAATCTAGAAATGGCAAAAAAGGTTGATGAAATATTAGGCCGCACTGGCGTAATTAACAGCGTTGGTTTTATGTATCGTTATAGCAGCGCTGTTCAGAAAACAAAAGAACTTATCGCAGGGAGAAGAGTAGCATTAGTACGAAGTGCAATGCTGGATGGTCTTGCTTTAAGACCTAATTGGCCGCGATGGTTTTTTGATAAGGAACGCTCTGGAGGCCCTGCATTTGACCAAGCGATTCATATCTTTGATTTATCCCGCTACCTATTAGGAGAGGTAGATCAAGTCACAGGGTATCAAGATAACCTTATCGTGCCAAAAGGGGAAGACTTCACAATTGAAGATAGTTTTAGCCTGACCATGAAATATACGAATGGAATTTTACAAAATCATACACATACGTGGAGCTATCCTGGTGTTGTTACCCAAATAGAGTTAATTTCAGATGAACTGCATGTAACACTCGACCTTGCCAATGGTAAAGTGAGTGGAAAAGTGGATGAACAGGAAATCCTATTTGAAGCGAAAGATGAGGCGTTATATCGCCTTGAATTAGAAGCATTTGCAAAGGCAATTTCCGAACGTAATCCTGATCTTGTTTTATCAACCTATAAAGATAGCATTTGCTCACTTACTGTGGCATTAAAATCAGTAGAAGCACTGGAATCAAATTTGAAACTTAATATTTAA
- a CDS encoding sugar phosphate isomerase/epimerase family protein, producing MLLGFQTANYFARSSNYQTSMDEWGAAERKVIENFCLAEFERICGDIQRAGFLHIELWMGHAFPKFMTHYLADELKAIWQRHGLSVYSYSCSLGDPVRYPRWTRLCFETAKMLGVDMITSGITKESAPAIYGLCNEYGLKVAVENHPEKNPDEIKSVIGDYGDLLGAAVDTGWFGTQGFYAPEALWQLKDHLINVHLKDVKEAGDHHPVALGTGIVNIGECVQVLKELKYDKTASIEQESGDHDPTEECAAALQWISALLEKDRVEDHSIK from the coding sequence ATGCTCTTAGGTTTTCAAACTGCTAACTACTTTGCACGTTCATCAAACTATCAAACTAGTATGGATGAATGGGGTGCTGCTGAACGGAAGGTCATCGAAAACTTTTGTTTAGCTGAATTTGAGAGAATTTGCGGTGATATTCAACGTGCAGGATTTCTACATATAGAACTCTGGATGGGACATGCTTTTCCAAAATTTATGACCCATTATTTAGCTGACGAATTAAAAGCAATATGGCAGCGTCATGGATTAAGTGTATATTCCTATTCTTGTTCGCTTGGAGACCCGGTTAGATATCCCAGGTGGACCCGTCTTTGTTTTGAAACAGCAAAAATGCTTGGGGTTGACATGATTACTAGTGGGATTACGAAAGAATCAGCACCTGCAATTTATGGACTATGCAATGAGTATGGATTAAAGGTAGCTGTTGAAAATCACCCTGAAAAAAATCCTGATGAAATTAAGTCAGTTATTGGGGACTATGGTGATTTACTTGGGGCAGCAGTTGATACTGGCTGGTTTGGTACACAAGGCTTTTATGCGCCTGAAGCACTTTGGCAATTAAAAGACCATCTGATCAATGTTCATTTAAAGGATGTAAAAGAAGCAGGGGACCACCACCCGGTAGCCTTAGGAACAGGGATTGTTAACATTGGGGAATGTGTTCAGGTGTTGAAAGAATTGAAATATGATAAAACAGCTTCGATCGAGCAAGAGTCCGGTGACCATGACCCAACCGAAGAGTGCGCAGCCGCCTTACAATGGATCAGTGCATTACTAGAGAAGGATAGGGTAGAAGACCATTCCATTAAATAG
- a CDS encoding GNAT family N-acetyltransferase — MIDFRLLRAEEYHQAITLADQTFRDSEHTSMGDAFPQVFSPSLNQSYGAFIDGQLVSFIGLVPSIVHVGAAKIQAYSIGAVCTLLNHRNKGYASILLENVISHVQKAKGSILFVSGNLPIYQKAGCTVYGELKKYEIQIGELSPSNGYSVREILPYDWFSLHALHQSKKVRVEQSIYDFAILHQSKGFASIEKMDHKILVSEMGNQMRGFVVFGVPKNETAARVIEWGGEPEAIKAIFAKSFEFGVNYLKISIPMYESELNRQLNTIENTISPFPGTLKITSLKLLLEQLEPFFNGKVKIVDLDRKYKELTFNGKTMIVDNEYLKKLLLLGDPELDRTLKGIFPIPLPHPEGLNYV, encoded by the coding sequence ATGATAGATTTTAGATTATTAAGAGCAGAGGAATACCATCAGGCAATTACCTTAGCAGACCAAACGTTTCGAGATAGTGAGCATACTTCAATGGGGGATGCATTCCCACAAGTATTTTCACCATCATTGAATCAATCATATGGTGCATTTATCGATGGGCAATTAGTCTCGTTTATTGGGTTAGTACCTTCGATTGTCCATGTAGGCGCTGCTAAAATTCAAGCCTATTCCATCGGTGCAGTTTGTACACTTTTAAATCACCGAAACAAAGGCTATGCGAGCATTTTATTAGAAAATGTTATTTCTCATGTCCAAAAGGCTAAAGGTTCCATTCTTTTTGTATCAGGGAATTTACCAATCTATCAAAAAGCAGGTTGTACCGTTTATGGGGAGTTAAAAAAATACGAAATACAAATTGGAGAACTATCTCCTTCAAATGGATACTCTGTAAGAGAAATTCTCCCATATGATTGGTTTTCCTTACATGCACTCCATCAATCTAAGAAAGTACGTGTTGAGCAAAGTATATACGATTTTGCCATCCTTCATCAGTCAAAAGGCTTTGCTAGTATTGAGAAAATGGACCACAAGATTTTAGTATCGGAAATGGGTAATCAAATGAGGGGTTTTGTTGTTTTTGGTGTTCCAAAAAACGAAACTGCTGCCCGTGTGATTGAATGGGGAGGCGAGCCGGAAGCAATCAAAGCTATTTTTGCAAAATCATTCGAATTCGGTGTAAATTATTTGAAGATTTCGATTCCTATGTATGAATCGGAGCTTAATAGACAACTCAATACTATTGAGAATACCATTTCTCCTTTTCCAGGAACACTTAAAATCACCAGTTTAAAATTGTTGTTGGAGCAATTAGAGCCATTTTTTAATGGGAAAGTCAAAATTGTGGATCTAGATAGAAAGTACAAAGAGCTTACTTTTAACGGTAAGACCATGATAGTAGATAATGAATATTTAAAAAAATTATTACTTCTAGGAGATCCTGAATTAGATCGTACCTTGAAGGGGATTTTCCCCATACCCCTCCCACACCCTGAAGGTTTAAATTATGTTTAA
- a CDS encoding FGGY-family carbohydrate kinase, which yields MFLSIDIGTTNLKAGLFDEDGSCKVVSSRQTPYGTHPDDRYTYIDPQALWSNIAELIEEVLGSFRSPHVRAVSITSMAESGLLLNADTGKPATEIIPWFDDSSIEYVNFINNNIDSFAQFCKTGLHTSFKYGLAKLLWLRERDPSLFNQNVVWLSISSFIGYCLTGEIAEEQTLAARTFVYQIDKNKWDDATITHFDFNPKLFPHVTHCLKPIGNVKKDVNKLGLNFETKVYLAGHDHICSSLAAGIVTSGHVYNSMGTAETLVGTFTKRKLTLEDYESGLSFGIHPIDNMYFWMGGHSSSGGSIEWMRDILGDDRLTYEKINSYLEQADEGPTGIIFYPYLSGSGAPNPNPHAKAAFLGLKKVHQKPDLLKAVLEGNAFQMEMIREAAETTTRLSISTMSVIGGGVRNPYWMQIKADVSFIDLFLPNITEAALCGAALTAATGEGIYPTLKDAVAATIKADNMVVQPDHEMYKQYRQIYKDQYKPISKMIEKFS from the coding sequence ATGTTTTTATCTATTGATATCGGTACTACAAATCTTAAAGCAGGTTTATTTGATGAGGATGGTTCATGTAAAGTTGTATCTAGCAGACAAACACCATATGGTACACATCCTGATGATAGATACACCTATATAGATCCTCAAGCTCTTTGGAGCAATATTGCAGAACTTATTGAAGAAGTTTTGGGATCATTCCGCTCCCCGCACGTTCGTGCAGTGAGTATAACTAGCATGGCTGAAAGTGGTCTGCTCCTAAATGCAGATACAGGTAAACCAGCAACTGAAATTATTCCTTGGTTTGATGATTCCTCAATTGAATATGTAAATTTTATAAATAATAACATTGATTCGTTTGCCCAGTTTTGCAAAACTGGGCTCCATACGTCCTTCAAATATGGACTCGCAAAATTACTCTGGCTAAGAGAACGAGATCCATCGCTTTTTAATCAAAATGTTGTATGGTTATCTATTTCTTCGTTTATCGGATACTGTTTAACAGGAGAAATAGCAGAGGAACAAACATTAGCTGCTCGAACGTTTGTATACCAAATTGACAAAAATAAGTGGGATGATGCAACTATTACCCATTTTGACTTCAATCCGAAACTATTCCCTCATGTTACACATTGTTTAAAGCCAATTGGAAATGTGAAAAAAGACGTGAACAAGCTAGGCTTAAATTTTGAAACTAAGGTTTATCTTGCGGGTCATGACCATATTTGTTCTTCTTTGGCAGCGGGTATCGTTACAAGCGGTCATGTTTATAATTCAATGGGGACAGCGGAAACATTGGTGGGTACGTTTACGAAGCGAAAACTAACATTGGAAGACTACGAATCTGGCTTGTCGTTTGGTATTCATCCAATTGATAACATGTATTTTTGGATGGGGGGACATTCATCATCTGGAGGATCAATAGAATGGATGCGTGATATTCTGGGTGACGACCGCCTAACCTATGAAAAGATTAATAGCTATTTAGAACAGGCTGATGAAGGACCAACTGGAATTATCTTTTATCCATATTTATCCGGAAGTGGTGCACCAAATCCCAATCCGCATGCAAAAGCTGCTTTCCTTGGATTAAAGAAAGTTCATCAGAAACCGGATCTTCTTAAAGCGGTTCTTGAAGGGAACGCCTTTCAAATGGAAATGATTCGTGAGGCTGCTGAAACAACAACAAGATTGAGCATTAGCACAATGAGCGTTATTGGAGGCGGAGTCCGCAATCCTTATTGGATGCAGATTAAAGCGGATGTTTCTTTCATTGATCTTTTCCTTCCAAATATTACAGAAGCGGCACTTTGCGGGGCAGCCCTAACCGCAGCAACAGGTGAAGGTATATATCCGACTTTAAAGGATGCCGTTGCGGCTACAATAAAGGCTGATAACATGGTCGTACAGCCTGATCATGAAATGTATAAACAATATCGACAGATATACAAAGATCAGTATAAACCAATTAGCAAAATGATTGAAAAATTCTCGTAA
- a CDS encoding beta-N-acetylhexosaminidase, with the protein MKINFSGDLKGLEQGLEIICIELNIQQSKDGFPLYVKQQTGPLTAFCQQDRGEICYQEKIHFFRALGLWLQEFEESNQFEIIEEPQFKTNGVMVDCSRNAVLTLEGIQTLLRKMALMGLNIVMMYTEDTFSVEKYPYFGYMRGRYTEKELQACDDYADAFGIEMIPCIQTLAHLAEALKWNYAASIRDTTDILLADHEETYIFIEDMLKAASRPYRSKRIHIGMDEAHQLGLGKYLEEHGYEKRFDIMNKHLERVVSLAEKLSLKPMIWSDMYFRLGSKTGNYYDLHSNIPDDVIESMPKDVQFVYWDYYHTDEEFYRTFLQKHKEFGSEPIFAGGVWTWNGIAPNYGKTVVTTNAALAACKKEGINEVFATMWGDNGAETHSDAGLAGLQLFAEHGYRQDVSDDHLARRFSFCTGGNWEDFLSLNEFDETPGVSKDNLHESHPSKFLLWQDVLIGLYDENIRALPLNDHYKGLADRLEKAINRNNEFSEMFSFYTQLAHVLSIKAEIGIQLKEAYDRKDKTGVAQINTKIDMLRNMIDDLRKLHRTLWFSSNKPFGWEVIDIRYGGVLSRLETAEYRLRLWLDGNIAAIEELEEERLYFDAPWKMPNGALGRNSYHRIVTAGSFSV; encoded by the coding sequence ATGAAAATAAATTTTAGCGGTGATTTGAAGGGCCTTGAACAAGGTTTGGAGATTATTTGTATTGAGCTAAATATTCAGCAATCAAAAGATGGATTTCCGTTATATGTGAAACAACAAACTGGACCATTAACAGCTTTCTGTCAACAAGACAGAGGAGAAATTTGCTACCAAGAAAAAATTCACTTTTTCCGTGCATTAGGATTGTGGCTGCAGGAGTTTGAAGAGAGCAACCAATTTGAAATCATTGAAGAGCCGCAATTTAAAACGAACGGTGTGATGGTCGATTGCTCGCGTAATGCCGTATTGACCTTAGAAGGGATTCAGACTCTTTTACGAAAAATGGCTTTAATGGGTTTGAATATTGTCATGATGTACACTGAGGATACCTTTTCGGTCGAGAAATACCCATATTTCGGCTATATGCGCGGTAGATATACAGAGAAGGAATTACAAGCCTGCGATGACTATGCAGATGCGTTCGGTATTGAAATGATTCCATGTATCCAAACACTTGCGCATTTAGCAGAGGCACTGAAATGGAATTATGCCGCAAGTATCAGGGATACGACAGATATCTTATTAGCGGATCATGAAGAAACCTATATATTTATTGAAGATATGTTAAAAGCCGCATCACGTCCATACAGAAGTAAGCGGATCCATATTGGAATGGATGAAGCACATCAGCTTGGCTTAGGAAAATACTTGGAGGAGCACGGATACGAAAAACGCTTTGATATTATGAATAAACACCTCGAGCGGGTTGTATCCTTGGCTGAAAAGTTGTCGTTAAAACCGATGATATGGAGCGATATGTATTTTCGACTTGGGTCAAAGACAGGAAATTACTATGACCTACATTCGAACATTCCAGATGACGTAATTGAATCTATGCCAAAAGATGTTCAATTTGTATATTGGGATTATTATCATACGGATGAGGAATTTTACCGGACCTTTTTACAAAAACATAAAGAATTTGGTTCAGAACCGATTTTTGCTGGAGGAGTATGGACGTGGAATGGCATTGCCCCGAACTACGGAAAAACAGTCGTTACTACGAATGCTGCTCTAGCAGCTTGTAAAAAAGAAGGAATTAATGAAGTTTTTGCAACAATGTGGGGCGATAACGGAGCCGAAACACACTCTGACGCTGGTTTAGCAGGACTGCAGCTCTTCGCTGAACATGGATATCGCCAAGATGTCAGTGATGACCATTTAGCTAGACGTTTTTCATTCTGTACAGGCGGTAATTGGGAGGATTTTCTTTCTTTAAATGAATTTGATGAAACACCTGGTGTTTCAAAGGATAACTTGCACGAATCCCACCCATCGAAATTTTTATTATGGCAGGATGTTTTAATTGGTTTATACGACGAGAATATCCGAGCATTACCATTAAATGACCATTACAAAGGCTTAGCTGATAGATTAGAAAAAGCAATAAATAGAAATAATGAATTCTCCGAAATGTTTTCCTTTTACACACAACTTGCGCATGTTTTAAGCATTAAAGCTGAAATAGGAATACAACTTAAAGAGGCATATGACAGAAAAGATAAAACAGGAGTCGCTCAGATAAACACTAAGATTGATATGCTTCGTAACATGATTGATGATTTACGAAAGCTTCATCGAACATTATGGTTTTCCTCTAATAAGCCATTTGGCTGGGAAGTCATTGATATTCGCTACGGAGGGGTATTATCCAGGTTAGAAACAGCGGAGTATCGTCTCCGGCTGTGGCTTGATGGAAATATTGCTGCGATTGAGGAATTAGAGGAAGAACGCCTTTATTTTGATGCCCCGTGGAAAATGCCTAATGGTGCTCTAGGAAGAAATTCATATCACCGGATTGTAACAGCAGGAAGCTTTTCTGTATAG
- a CDS encoding GH1 family beta-glucosidase, with protein sequence MAVITFPKDFRFGVSTASYQIEGAYNEDGRGLSIWDTYSRIPGRVLNGDNGDIACDSYHRMDEDIALLKELGVNTYRFSIAWPRIFPNGRGEVNQKGLDHYHQFVDRLLENGIEPLCTIYHWDLPQALQDEGGWKNRATIEAFVEYSDLLFREFSGKIKSWLTINEPWCVSFLGYFVAEQAPGERDLQTSLDVAHHLLLAHGRAVKRFKELGIPGEIGYAPNVTWYEPFSRRPEDVEACERISAWFMEWFLDPVFKGSYPQILVDWFEKKGAKVNIQEGDMEIISQPIDILGINFYTGTVSRYKEGKGTFDCEHLDGLFDKTDIGFTIYADAFYKVLMDIKNKYGNVPIYITENGATYNQDPVNGRVRDEKRIRYLKQHLTQISRALESGVNLKGYCIWSLMDNFEWSYGYSMRFGLVHVDYHTLQRTKKDSYFWYKKLNQNHWFEL encoded by the coding sequence ATGGCAGTTATTACTTTTCCTAAAGATTTTCGCTTCGGCGTGTCGACAGCATCTTATCAAATCGAGGGTGCCTATAATGAAGATGGCAGAGGTTTGTCTATATGGGATACCTACAGCCGAATTCCTGGTAGGGTCCTAAATGGAGACAATGGTGATATTGCTTGTGACAGCTATCATCGAATGGACGAAGATATTGCATTGTTAAAAGAATTAGGGGTTAATACCTATCGTTTCTCGATTGCGTGGCCAAGGATTTTTCCAAACGGAAGAGGAGAAGTCAATCAAAAAGGATTAGATCATTATCACCAGTTTGTTGATAGGTTATTAGAAAACGGAATTGAACCGTTATGTACCATCTATCATTGGGATTTACCGCAAGCACTTCAAGATGAGGGCGGATGGAAGAATCGTGCGACGATTGAGGCGTTTGTTGAGTATTCCGATTTATTGTTCCGTGAGTTTTCTGGAAAAATTAAATCATGGTTAACCATTAATGAACCATGGTGTGTCTCTTTTTTAGGATATTTCGTTGCCGAACAGGCTCCTGGTGAAAGAGATCTCCAAACTTCACTAGATGTTGCTCATCACTTGTTATTAGCACATGGACGAGCAGTAAAGCGATTTAAAGAATTGGGAATCCCAGGTGAAATTGGTTATGCACCAAATGTTACTTGGTATGAACCATTTAGCCGCCGTCCAGAAGATGTTGAGGCATGTGAGCGAATCTCTGCATGGTTTATGGAATGGTTCCTTGACCCTGTCTTTAAAGGAAGCTATCCACAAATTTTAGTAGATTGGTTTGAGAAAAAAGGGGCAAAAGTAAACATTCAAGAAGGCGATATGGAAATCATTTCTCAGCCAATCGATATTTTAGGAATCAATTTTTATACTGGTACAGTATCAAGATATAAAGAGGGTAAAGGGACGTTTGATTGTGAACATCTTGATGGTTTATTTGATAAAACCGACATCGGTTTTACCATTTATGCTGATGCCTTTTACAAGGTGTTGATGGATATTAAGAATAAATATGGAAATGTCCCAATCTACATAACCGAAAATGGTGCAACATACAATCAGGATCCTGTGAACGGTCGCGTTCGTGATGAAAAACGAATCAGATACTTGAAACAGCACTTAACACAGATTAGCAGGGCACTAGAGTCTGGTGTGAATTTGAAAGGCTATTGTATCTGGTCATTGATGGATAACTTCGAATGGTCCTATGGGTATAGCATGCGGTTCGGTCTAGTTCATGTTGATTATCATACATTGCAGCGAACTAAAAAAGACAGCTATTTCTGGTATAAAAAATTGAATCAAAACCATTGGTTTGAATTGTAG